The Oceanimonas doudoroffii genome includes a region encoding these proteins:
- the tldD gene encoding metalloprotease TldD produces the protein MSIEQINQSLLVPNELDMALLDAQLARLSRHQIDFADLYFQNSVHESWVLEDGIVKDGSYNIEQGVGVRAVSGEKTGFAYSDELTAAALDQAVSAARGIAAHGGDGRFKVGKEQPVIARYMGVNPLDSLPREQKIALLQQMDAFARSLDPAVTQVIASISGVYEEVLVLATDGTLATDLRPLVRLNCSVLAERNGRRERGSSGGGGRFGYDYFLEEVDGQPRAMGYAREAVRQALVNLEAVDAPAGTMPVVLGAGWPGVLLHEAVGHGLEGDFNRKGSSAYAGRIGEKVASSLCTIVDDGTLADRRGSLTIDDEGTPSGYNVLIENGVLKGYMQDKLNARLMGMAPTGNGRRESYAHLPMPRMTNTYMLAGETPPEEIIRSVKKGIYAPNFGGGQVDITSGRFVFSASEAYLIEDGKLTAPIKGATLIGNGPEAMSQVSMVGNDLSLDAGVGVCGKDGQSVPVGVGQPTLKLDRMTVGGTQ, from the coding sequence ATGAGTATTGAACAGATCAACCAAAGCCTGCTGGTGCCCAACGAGCTGGACATGGCTCTGCTGGACGCCCAGCTGGCGCGGCTCAGCCGCCACCAGATCGACTTTGCCGATCTGTACTTTCAGAACAGCGTGCACGAGTCCTGGGTGCTGGAAGACGGCATCGTCAAGGACGGCAGCTACAACATTGAGCAGGGCGTGGGGGTGCGCGCCGTAAGCGGCGAAAAGACCGGCTTTGCCTATTCCGATGAGCTGACCGCCGCCGCCCTGGATCAGGCGGTAAGCGCCGCCCGGGGCATTGCCGCCCACGGCGGTGACGGTCGCTTCAAGGTGGGCAAGGAGCAGCCGGTGATCGCCCGCTACATGGGGGTTAATCCGCTCGACAGCCTGCCCCGGGAGCAAAAAATTGCCCTGCTGCAGCAGATGGATGCCTTTGCCCGAAGCCTGGATCCGGCGGTAACCCAGGTGATCGCTTCCATCTCCGGTGTTTATGAAGAAGTGCTGGTGCTGGCCACCGACGGTACCCTGGCCACGGACTTGCGCCCCCTGGTGCGCTTGAATTGCTCGGTGCTGGCGGAGCGTAATGGCCGGCGCGAGCGTGGCAGCAGCGGCGGCGGTGGCCGTTTTGGTTACGACTACTTCCTTGAAGAGGTCGACGGCCAACCCAGGGCCATGGGCTATGCTCGGGAAGCGGTGCGTCAGGCCCTGGTAAACTTGGAGGCGGTGGACGCCCCCGCCGGTACCATGCCGGTGGTGCTCGGGGCCGGCTGGCCTGGCGTGCTGTTGCATGAGGCGGTGGGTCATGGCCTGGAAGGGGACTTTAACCGCAAGGGCTCTTCTGCCTATGCCGGCCGCATTGGTGAAAAGGTGGCCTCATCCCTGTGCACCATAGTGGACGACGGCACCCTGGCCGATCGTCGTGGCTCCTTGACCATAGACGACGAGGGTACCCCCAGCGGCTACAACGTGCTGATCGAAAACGGCGTGCTCAAGGGGTATATGCAGGACAAGCTCAACGCCCGGCTGATGGGCATGGCGCCCACCGGCAACGGCCGGCGCGAGTCTTACGCTCACCTGCCGATGCCGCGCATGACCAATACCTATATGCTGGCTGGCGAGACGCCGCCGGAAGAGATCATTCGCAGCGTGAAGAAGGGCATTTACGCTCCCAACTTCGGCGGAGGTCAGGTGGACATTACCTCGGGCCGGTTTGTATTTTCGGCCTCCGAAGCCTACCTCATTGAGGACGGCAAGCTGACCGCGCCGATCAAGGGGGCGACCCTGATCGGCAACGGCCCCGAGGCCATGAGTCAGGTGTCCATGGTGGGCAATGATCTAAGCCTGGATGCTGGTGTCGGCGTGTGCGGCAAGGACGGTCAGAGCGTGCCCGTGGGCGTGGGCCAGCCGACCCTCAAGCTGGATCGCATGACGGTCGGCGGCACCCAGTAA
- a CDS encoding carbon-nitrogen hydrolase family protein gives MELVALQLNAGADWHGNRERIEALLARLPDARPLLVQLPENAVVFGGREAVLSVAEPLSQGPVQDCLAHWAKRFGIWLVVGSMPTRIEGSDRLHTSCLVYDEQGQQVAHYHKLHLFDVDVADGHGRYRESDSYQPGSELGVVDSPFGRLGLSICYDLRFPELYRALRERGADILMVPAAFTRVTGQAHWLPLLQARAIENQCYVLAAGQWGEHAGGRQTWGHSVILDPWGEVCACLPEGEGLIRAPLDRQRLESVRRQMPVAQHARLRAVWRDKE, from the coding sequence ATGGAACTGGTAGCCCTGCAACTGAACGCGGGTGCCGACTGGCATGGCAACCGGGAACGGATTGAGGCCCTGCTGGCGCGGCTGCCCGACGCCCGTCCGCTGCTGGTGCAACTGCCGGAAAACGCCGTGGTGTTTGGCGGGCGCGAGGCGGTGCTGAGTGTGGCCGAACCGCTTAGTCAGGGGCCGGTGCAGGACTGCCTGGCGCACTGGGCCAAGCGTTTTGGCATCTGGCTGGTGGTGGGCTCCATGCCGACCCGCATTGAGGGCAGCGACAGGCTGCACACCAGTTGCCTAGTTTATGATGAGCAGGGTCAGCAGGTGGCGCATTATCACAAGCTGCACCTGTTCGATGTGGATGTGGCCGACGGCCATGGCCGTTACCGGGAGTCGGACAGCTACCAGCCGGGGAGCGAGTTGGGCGTGGTCGACAGTCCCTTTGGTCGCCTGGGGCTGTCGATCTGTTATGATCTACGTTTTCCCGAGTTGTATCGTGCCCTGCGCGAGCGGGGTGCCGACATTCTGATGGTGCCGGCGGCCTTTACTCGAGTGACCGGCCAGGCGCACTGGCTGCCACTGTTGCAGGCCAGAGCCATTGAAAATCAGTGTTATGTGCTGGCCGCCGGTCAGTGGGGGGAGCATGCGGGAGGTCGCCAGACCTGGGGACATTCGGTGATTCTGGATCCCTGGGGTGAGGTGTGTGCCTGCCTGCCCGAAGGCGAAGGCCTGATTCGGGCCCCCCTTGATCGCCAGCGCCTTGAGAGCGTGCGCCGCCAGATGCCAGTGGCCCAACATGCCCGCCTGCGGGCGGTGTGGAGAGACAAAGAATGA